The sequence AGAGAGAGATGTTATCACTTATGCTGTTCCCACATCCTCTTTTCAGAGCCCTGTTCTATCTTGGTGCATGGGGGTATTTCCATCCTTGACTGGGCCTCAGTTGCAGAAATATTGCATATGATGAACGCTGTGCAGGGATTTTTACTGGTTGCTGTTGTGAGTAATTATTTCCTGGAAGACACTGAGGCTTCATCACGTGCGGAAACACCCTGCATGAACATGTGAAGTTGAGCTAATGAAGCACAGAGCGGACCTCAGTGCAGAACCAAACAGCCCCGAACCTTGCAGAAGTGAGTGGGGCTTTCAGGTGTTTGAGGTCCAGAAGCCTCTAGTGGGACAGCCAGGATGCACTGGGGAAGGGGCATTTCCAGAAGAAACCAGTGCACTGAGAGCAACAAGGTCTCAGCTCAAAGGGGAGGCCTCTGGCTATCTATGGGACTGGTGCTGAAGTGCTTTCACATTGGCTGCTATGcatatttttgttaattaaCATAAGACAGTAGCCTCTAAATTTAAAGTAGCCTGGATTTAGGCATGAGGCTGAGCCTGTCTTCTGCTTGCCTTCCCAATGCCCAGCCCTACCAGCCTCCCTGGGTCTGCTGGCTTGCAGGGTGACCTACGTCGCTTGCTAGAAGACATCTGGCAGAAAAACATGGCTGGATCTTGGCAAATGCAAACACCTGCATCTTGCAAGGCCTTGGCCAAGGAGGGGTAAGAGAGGAAGGTGGAGTTATGCTGGACAGCAGCAGGCTACAGCTTCCTGACTGTCCTCCTCACTTCCAGGGAGGTGGTTAAGTTAATGCTTGGAATTACTGGGTAAAGGGCCTCCACCATTGTGCCAGCTATGGGAGTGCATTCTGTGAGAGCATCTTTAATCTGATGTTACACAACAGCTTGTTGGTGGGTATAGGCTCCATAGTCACCCTCTGGGAATTCTGGCTCCCCTAGCAGAAGGGAAGGGACCTCTGCCTTTCCATGGTTGCAAGTGGTGGATCTCAGAAAGCGTGTGTGGCTTTCTGGCCATGACAGCATGCAGGGGGCTGCCTGAAAGAGGGATGCAGTGAAATAAGCGGGTTGAGATGAGTTTGGACCTGACTTGGCTGCCTGCCTTGAAGGCCCATacccctgcagtgagcaggatGAGCTTCAGCTTCAGAAGACGATGGGATCCAAAGCATCATCATTCAGCggtgcatcctgcacctctGTGAGGTAGACCATGGATTGTGCTGATTCTATActtggaaaagaggagggaCACTAAGATGACCCTCATCTGTCTTGTGGCAGAGAATGGCACTCTCTTTATAAACCTGGAGTAGATGGGAGAAGGGCAAGGTGTTCACGTGCTgaacttttccttcttcccttggTCTCCAGCCGAGTCCAGCTGAACTCTGGCTTTTCCAGTTCTGTCCCTGCATGTCCATGCAATGTTTGTGTATGTCTCTTGGGTAGTTCGATGCTGCTTCCATCTTCCCTGCtctgcatttttgcatttaaactCAATCCAGAATTCCTCATTCAGCCAGTCTGGCCTCCTGCTGTACTTGCTCGACTTCTGGCACACCGGAGTGGATCGTTCTCATACTCGTTCTTCTCCATTGGTTAATCAGAAATTCAGGTGGCTGCTTCATATCTACCTCAGCTcacttctgcttctcctctaGGCTGAAAAAGCCTCATTCCTTCCACCACTCCTCACAGGTCATGTTCTCCAGGCCTCAAACATCTTCATGGCCCCCCTCTGAACTCAATCTagtttatcaacatttttcttacaCTGTGAGGCCTGAACCTagacacagtactccagatgtgATCTAATGAGTGCTGAGTAAAgggaacaatcacttccttTAACCTACCAGGTGCACTTCTGTTAATAAAGCCCAGCATGTTCACCACAGCCAGGACACGCTGCAGACGTTCAGCCTattgtccaccaggacccccatgTCCTTCTCAGAAGAGCCAGTCAGTCCCAGCCTGGGGCTTCTGATTCAGCCCCAATCAGGTGGTTTCCTTTACCTTatctcccttttttctccctcccatgCCCACCTGTTGGGGTCTTTACTTGTAATGGTTCCGGGAAAGTAATAAGGCAAAGAGCGTGGGGAATTAATGCAGAATACAAAGAAAGGGGGAAATTCAGATGAGATGCAAACCATTTGCAAATGCTGGGAATGTGGGAGAAGGCATTTACCACTGTTGGAATGGGGCAAAAGCTTctggaaactgaaaaactgGATTTTCTAAGAGGGGCTTGTGAAGTCAATGATGGGAGGCGAAGGGTCTGAAAGAACCTTTTCTTGGTAAAATGAGGAGCAACCTAAAGAGAGTTTGGAAACTGTACATCTATGTGTTTGCACATTGagtggaaaagaaagtgtcagGAGTGGAACATAGCAATAGCCAGGGCGAGTTGGGGAAGAGCCCCATGTCTGCAGCACGCTCCGCTGGGTGGTTTGTGCTCACAGACCgggcagcagaaagcagcagcagcctcctccTCTGGGCAAGTGTTTATTTCAGGGCCACCGTACCTGGTGGTGGTCACAGAGACAAAGCAGGTAGGATCCCCTTCTTCTGCATACCCAGAGCTGATGTAAGCAGCCACTTTAAGATAGCTCCATGCACAACGGCAGTGGCAGGAAAAGTGACACCTCCTTCTCCAGCCTGGGGTGTGTGGCAGCTTCTCCTGCAAGAAAACCAGAGCTTGGGGATGGCAGGACCATTAGCGGCCCCATATGATAGTTCTCATCAGTAAAGATGATCTCAAACTTGGGTTGATTTTGCAAATAACAAATTTGGCATCcctcattttttttgcttgactTTCAGGAATGTTAGAAGGGAGCAGATTGGGGGTTCCTTTTGTGTGTGTAGGACAGTCACCTTCACCCTGCAAGTGTCTGTCCATATTCTGCCCTCCTGTGGAGAAAAGCGTTAGAGCGAGACCTGTTCTATGATCTAAGGGATGAATATTCCTCACTGCTTGAATTTGTGCCCTGAGCTGGGTGACAGAGTCCAACGAGACGCTGTGTGTCAGCGGGGACAACTGCCCCGGTACGGCAGGAACGAGTCCTGCGAAGAGCAGTCCTCTGGTGTGTCCAACAGCAAGATGTAAAATTCTgtcatttgtttaaaaactcaAGATCTtcaatttttcaattaaatttatattttcaattcaatttatattttcaattaaGTATTTTCAATTTTAAGAAATCAAATGGAATGGCCGTTGACAGCAGGAAACAGTCCTTTGGGTTGAACAGCAAATTCACCTCAGCTCCTTTTCAGAGGTAAGGATTTGTCCGGGCAAGAGAATCGCAGCCTCCTTCATTTCAACAAAATCGTTTAACCTGTTTCTTTTGTCTGTCAACCGTGGCCAAACCGTAAAGTCCTTCCCGCGCTGGGGGCGGGCGCCTGAGCGCCTCCCCAGGCCTGTCCTGGCTTTGGCCCCGTCTGTCCCATCCGATACTGAGCCCGAGGCTCCGTCGGGCCCTTCCCCGTGTCGCCGGGACCCCCCGTGTCGCCGGGATCCCCACaggccggggccgccgcgcaGGGTCCCGGCCTTCGCTCCCTCCGCCGGCGGCggcaccgcccgcccgccccccagGGGCCGCCCTCCCGGCCCGCCTCTGTGGTCACGGCGCCAGATAGAGCGCCCTCGGCCCCGCGTGGGCGGCCCGGAAGAAGCGCTTTCCCAGCGTTCTGCGGGCTCTTCCCTCCTTCCGGTGCGGCGCCATCAGCGGAGCGGCAGGTGAGGGCCGGGGCCCCGCGATCCGCGGTCGGGGATCCGCGGCCATCCGCGGCGGGGCTGACCGCTCTCTCCCCGCAGGCATGGCGATCCGCTACCCCATGGCCGTTGGCCTCAACAAGGGCTACAAGGTGACGAAGAACGTGTCCAAGCCCAGGCAGTGCCGCCGCCGCGGGGTGAGTATGAGGCGAGCGAGGGCCGGGCCTGCCGGCACCGGCGCAGGTCCGCTGCCCCTCCGGAGCCCGCCGGCTGGCGGAGGTTGCGGGCAGGAGCCTGTTGCCGCTGGGGTCCGCGCCTCGTGTTGCGGTGGCGAGTCTGGCGTGGAACCGGGCGCCGCCGGAGGAGGGCCGCCGATCCGCCTCCGTCCCCGTTCCCCGGCGGTGGGAGGCAGGGCGGCTGAAAGGGATGAGCTGTGGTTCGCAGCAGCTCAGGACCGCGGTCAGGGAGAGGTGCAGTGCTGCAGCTCGGCTCCTTCTCCGGCTGCCGAGGAGAGACGGGAAGGTTCCGAACCCACACAGCGCCTGGTGATGGCGTGGCCGTGGTAGGCTTGTCACtgcggggctgggaggggtggtgggCCTGTGAAGGCTGCAGCCGGCAGTCTAAGACCTAACTGGAGGCCTAGACTGCCTCAGTGCAAGGTGGGTGTCTGCCTACAGCAGCAGTCGGTGTAGGAGTTGAGTGTGTCTTTTTGGTGGGTTGCAGAAGTATGTGCTTTGTGGGTCTTCTCCTTTCGTGGTCTCAGGGGTGCAGAGCCCTCTTCGGCCCTGAACTGCAGTGACTGGGAGCAACAGAAAGCCTGCAGGAAACAGTGCCTTAAGGGTTTAGAAAGCTGGTGATGTTACACATGGAGCAGGGGATTAAATCATGGAGAGTATTGAATCTGGAAGGTGGGTGTGGAGTGAAAGAGCTAGTTACAGGAGAATTGGCAGTAGAGCAGTCTGTAATGGAAGAATAAGATAGATGCATTTCAACCACAGCTTAAATTGAATTAGcagtttgttgtggtttaaccccagctggcaactaagcaccacacagccctCCCTCACTCCCTCCTGGTGGCATGGAGGAGggaatcggaagagtaaaagtgagaaaactcgtgggttgagataaagacagtttaataagtaaaacaaaaggtgtgcacacaagcaaagcaaagcaaatcgaattcattcaccacttcccattggcaggcaggtgttcagccatctccaggaaagcagggctctatCATGCATAACCATTACTTGGGACGACAAACGCTGTTATTCCAAATgttcccccctccttcttcttcccccagctttatatgctgagcatgacatcatatggtatggaacatcccttgggtcagctgtACCAGCTGTATcacctcccaacttcttgtgcacccccagcctactcgctggtgtgaagcagaaaaggccttgacactgtctaagcactgcttagcaataatgaaaacatgcctgtgttatcaacactgttttcagcacaaatcgAAAACATAgtcccatactagctactatgaagaaaattaactctatcccagccaaaaccaacacacaatgaaatagaaaataggCTGGGTGACTTCTGAAGTCCCTCCTAGTCTGGTTCTCTTGGTTACAACAGGTGTACCCCGCAAAACTGCCCCATAATGACAAATACTGGGAGTTATCCAGGTTTAATGAACGTGTGTGTTAATACAAGAGATTAATGCAGTTTGCATCTTTTATCCCATTTCATTAAATGCTGTGTCTTGACGTGGTGTCTGAGATGCGTAGCAGTGCAAACCCTGGTTATCTAATGgtcctgctttttaaaaaaatgttggtgCATGCAAATGTGCAAAATACCCAGTACTGTGGCTAAAATGAAAAGAGATTAGCAGGTCTTGTCGCAATCACTGCGCTGCATAGCACCTACCAGGGGATCATACTTCCTTGGGATGTGCTAATAGCATAAGCTGGTTTGGGGGCCTTAGCCCAGAGTTTGCCACAACCCTTTGTGGTCCTGTCTCGGTAAAGCAGCACTTACATTCGTTGTGATCCATACGtgtttttccctcccccccttcttATAGCGCCTGACCAAACACACCAAGTTTGTGCGAGACATGATCAGGGAAGTCTGCGGCTTTGCACCCTATGAGAGACGTGCTATGGAATTGCTGAAAGTTTCCAAAGATAAACGTGCTCTGAAGTTCATAAAGAAAAGGGTAGGTCAATCTGCCATCTTAATGAGGCCAGCAAAAACTCTGCTATTGTTAACTTTGTTTTCTGCCCTTCGCTAGGGatactttgctttttaattaattctcttATTTTCTCAGTTGTTTGGGAAGTTACTGGTCTAATCTGAGGCAGTGGAGGGAATGTTCCTGGGGTTGGGTGGGAGAGCAGGAGATGGACATAAAGGTACTTTGCCAAAAAGGCCCTGAGCTACACGAAGCCAGACTTGCCCTGCTATTTTTGCGTTATTTGCAAATCTGgtctggggaagaggagggcaaTACTGACGGAGGTTAATACTGATGGAGGTTGGGTACCATTAACCAGGTAACTTGAAATGGAGTTCATTGAGGGCAGCCATGAGAGCTGAAAGCAGCTTCTACCTTTCCCAAAATAACTGAGTAGAACTACTACTGAGATGGGATGGTATGTTGTTCCTGGCTGGCCAGTCAAGGTGCCTGGGGTTTGAGTCCATGTTTACCAGAACTTCACCATCCTGCCTGCTTTTTGAGTAAAGCAGCCTTCAGTGAACGCCTGAAGCAGCCAAGAAGTGTTAGCTGTCCTCTGCTGGGATGAATGCTGACTGCACTGCTCTCTCCCCTGCAGGTTGGCACTCACATTCGGGCCAAGCGAAAGCGGGAAGAACTCAGTAACGTCCTGGCAGCCATGAGGAAAGCTGCTGCAAAGAAGGATTGAGTTGTACAGGTTGTAACTCAATAAAGTCCTTTCTCACAAAAACAGTGTAGTGACTTGATGGCACATCTGCTTCAGCCTGTAGGAATGGGgtgctcctggggctgctgagGAACTGTACTGACAAGGCCCTGAACTGCAGTAATCCAGAACTTGCATTGCTATTCTATTTTACCTGCTGCTAGAGTTGCTGATATTAGAGTTGCTGGTACTAGCCTGTGGTATGTTCTAGAGGGGGAATCCTCCTCCAGACCTTGCGGAGCTAGCCTTTCTCAGAATGTGGAAGCCTCTGCAATAGCTAAGCTTGTGAAGGCTGTGATACCTCCACCTCCCAGTCCATCTCCAAACCTAGATGCCTGTAGGAGAGAAGTCAGTGGACAAAAATTGCTGTTGAAAATAGTAGTAACTTTGCACTCCTTCCCCATGGCACTTCATCCTGTTCCTTGTGCAGCTTTTCTTGCTCATGCGTTTCTCTGTGTACCCTCCATTCGTGCCCTACTTTCTGCAGTATGTTATCAAATCATGGAAGAATTGCAGTCAGTAAGAGCTCCCTGAATTGCAGCAGGATGATTCTTTATTCTCCACTAAGGGTGACCTTGCCGCGAGACAGCATGAGTGCTGTTCTTCCTGCACAAGGACATGCATTTCAGGTAGACTTCATGTAACTCCTCTCCCCCTatttaaattaagtttttctAGTATTTGCCTTAAGATGAAGTACTCAAGTTCTGTGGCCCAAGCCTGTGCTCATTGATGTACAACAGTCATGCTAAGACATTTAGTTCCTTTTTTCACTCGGTGAACATAatacagctgctgcagcagcaaagacagGCTATGGTAGAGTGCAGTGCTAACTGCTGCTACTGAGCACATGGCTCTTCTGTCTGTGCCTGCTCTCTTTAAGCCTGGAGTTGTTTCTGATGGTATTGACCTGTGATTTAATCTGGAGAACCACATCCCTCAGGAGCTGAAAGTGCTAGCTCTGCTGAACTGTCCTAAAATGTCACAGTTTCCCCTCCAGCCTAGTACAGGCTTATAAGCCGAGACAGGAAGAGGCTTCTGAGAGGTACTCATCTACCAGCACATCAGGAACACTATGTCAGTCGTAGCCCTAGCTCTGTAGAGTTAAATGTTTTTGCATAAGCGTTGTTTAGAATTATAGTGAAGTAACTGAAACATCTTTAATTAGAAAAGACTAGACTAGCTCTACTGCTGGTAGCAGGTAACATGCACATTCCTTAGGTAAAATTTCACAATTTTATTGGAAATACTTAATGTGGATCATAATTCAATATTAAAGAGTGAGAAATACTTTATTCTAGCAAAGCCATAATTCATTTCAGCAGCTGCGCAGCAGCAATAGCTCCATGTCCCACTTCAGGATTTCCCCAGGTCACCCCATTTCTGGGTGGGGGCTGAGCATTAAGGGACAGACCACCTTCCAGCCATTAGGTTGTTGAGTGTCATCCTCCAGTAGAATCCAGCTTTGAAAATGCTATATCAAATACCTCTTTGTAGTGCTCAACAAAATGCACTTCTAGTCCTTCTGTAATGAATCCAGCAAGGTCGTAATAATCCTTTTTATTCTCTGATGGCAGAATGATGCAGGTAACACCTGCCCTCTTCGCCTATGGTGAAAAGAAAGTTATGCAGTTTGTTGAGTCCTAGAAATCCATCAATCTACTAGAAACACACTCTTCCGCTTTAGAAACCAAGAACAAGAACAGTTATTTAGAGCATGATCTGGCTTTACTTTGGAGAGCAGCAAGGGCATTACTTACAGAAGATGTCACTAAGGACGGATCATGTTCTAGATCTCCCCAGGCCCCCAAAACACACACCCTCTAGTCCCACCTTCTCAGCTGCAGGGACAGCTGAAGTGGCAGCAGATATTTTAGAAGGGCTACGTCAGCACATTGGGGGATTGTttagaacaattaaaaaatcttttccaacTTGGGTGAGGATAAACCCTAGAATAAAAGGAGGAATTAGAAACAGCTTATCAGACCAACCCACCACATCAACATGCATGGCCCATAGCACCTTTCTACAGAACCTTTTGATATGGACATCTGCATTGGAAGGAGCACAGAAAGTGGAGCCCGCTCATGAAGTGGCAGGTTTGTACCCACTCACTTTGTGGGTGATCCTGCATTTACCCCTGGGTGGCCACTCGCGCTCGTCCAAGTGCAGCCAGTCATCAGTGCCACAGACATCCCTACCATATGTTAGTCCTTCTTTAATGACTACCACagaacaaaatacagaattgcCCATTTTAAAGCCACATGAGGAAAAGGAATCCCATTGCACAAGGCTGTAGCCCAAACAGGTTTGGGGACAGAACACTGATGTGAAGCCCCAGCTCAACAGGCTACTGAAAGAGCCAATACCATTCGTGAAGACACAAAAATGTGTGTGATGCAAGGCTTATGTAGGCAAGAGCTGTGCAGATGAAAAGTACAGAGAGAGATGCAATGCTTGGAGAAGAATTCTGAAAACTGCAAATGGTTGAAACTAAAAAAACAAGCACCACTATAAATCCAGTGCTTGCAAGAGTGCTTCAGATAACTTGATCTGTATAGCTTACTAAAACAAACTTCACAGGGGAAAATGCAAGACATTAAAAGTTCCTTCCATCTAAACCCAGAAAAACATAGGGATATCTATGTGAAATTTTAAGTCAGACAAATTCAAGCTGGAACTAGGCAACACAGCCTTAATGTTAAGGATGATACCTTACAGATACCATCAAATCTACACTGGATGCCCTCCTTAAACAGGTACTTCAACCCAGCACAGATTATTGGACCATGCCAGTCTGTGTTAGAGAAGACAGCTTTAACAGCCAGATGATACCTTCTACCCTTAATTCTACCAGTCTAGTAACTAGATCAACACAGATGCCCTGGCACAAAGCCTGGGGTCCCATCTTCCTCACAGCCAGAGACACAGGCAAGATCCCCATGTTCCCCCAGCAGGCTTTTCCACAGTGCGTATTGAATCACTGCCTCTCCCACTACAGGAGCAATCACTCTGGGTGTCCCAGTCACTGCTGAGCCCAGTCGAGGGTGCTCTCCCACAGATGATGGCACAGAGACAAGAGAAGAGCTCTTACCGCAATAGTTTTCTCCTTGATTCCACCAACAGGAAGAATTTTTCCAGTTAATGACACCTCTCCAGTCATGGCCACATTCTGCCTCACTGGGCAATTCATGGCTAGCGATAGCAAAGCTGTTACTATAGTACATCCTGCACTTGGTCCATCCTTTGGTGTTGCtccctgttttaaaaaaaaaaaaaaaaaaaaaaaaaaaaaaaaggcacaacgCCCCTACCTTTAGTTCATTCAAAGAGTAGCAAAGCCAGACACTACCTTTGTCATTGCTGTTTGAACATGGCCCCAATTTCATGGGGTCTCATGAAGGTTTTTTACAAAGTGTGACTGATGGAATCCTGCTATTTGAATTGGCTGATCTATT comes from Haliaeetus albicilla chromosome 8, bHalAlb1.1, whole genome shotgun sequence and encodes:
- the RPL36 gene encoding large ribosomal subunit protein eL36, with amino-acid sequence MAIRYPMAVGLNKGYKVTKNVSKPRQCRRRGRLTKHTKFVRDMIREVCGFAPYERRAMELLKVSKDKRALKFIKKRVGTHIRAKRKREELSNVLAAMRKAAAKKD